Proteins encoded by one window of Enterococcus faecalis:
- a CDS encoding RNA polymerase sigma factor has protein sequence MQQNNNEISTQHQFDAYCKKVLRNEAKSIRKRNDKIKENEEPLNDLNEGKYSQTHLDEQDVYFLFGMEILISDQKLSAAIDQLSDTRKKIVLLYYFAGFNDTEIGKIFNMSTSGIWYQRTKAVEQLKMEYGLW, from the coding sequence GTGCAACAAAACAACAATGAGATATCTACACAACACCAATTTGATGCCTACTGTAAAAAAGTATTACGCAATGAAGCTAAGTCCATTCGAAAACGAAACGATAAAATAAAAGAAAATGAGGAACCATTAAATGATTTAAATGAAGGTAAGTATTCACAAACTCATTTAGATGAGCAAGATGTTTATTTCTTATTTGGAATGGAGATATTAATTTCAGATCAGAAGTTATCAGCAGCAATTGATCAGTTATCGGATACAAGGAAAAAGATTGTTTTACTTTATTATTTTGCAGGTTTTAATGATACTGAGATCGGTAAAATTTTCAACATGAGTACAAGTGGTATCTGGTATCAACGAACGAAAGCGGTTGAACAATTGAAAATGGAATATGGCTTATGGTAG
- a CDS encoding IS256 family transposase, giving the protein MARKKRNPDAEKLAESILNAYQPESVDDMQDALKDVFGPLFEKMLQGELNNHLGYDAHSKEPKEHDNRRNGYGTKTLKTSFGEVAIDVPRDREASFEPELIPKRKRDVSDIEGKVLSMYARGMSQRDIAATVEAIYGFDISHEMISDITDAVLPELEEWQARPLAKCYAFLFVDCMYVTLRENYEAKEYAVYTILGYDLKGNKEILGLWLNQTESKNRWMQVFDELKARGVEDVFFISMDGVSGLEEGAKAIFPSVIVQRCIVHLVRNALRYIPSKDYKEVCRDMKKFYGASSLNAAHAAFGSFQNRWSHYSGAVDVWKRNFAHVEQLFDYGSAIRKIMYTTNAVESVHSSFRKVTKKGAFSNENALLKLLYLRTKELHAKWSGGRIQNWAMVLKQLMINETFSSRMKSMRFTFRNNGRFIQLCVRSKFI; this is encoded by the coding sequence ATGGCTAGAAAGAAAAGAAATCCTGATGCCGAAAAGTTAGCTGAATCCATTCTGAATGCCTATCAACCTGAATCTGTCGATGACATGCAAGATGCTTTGAAAGATGTGTTTGGGCCCCTTTTTGAAAAAATGCTTCAAGGAGAATTGAATAATCATTTAGGTTATGATGCCCATTCTAAAGAGCCTAAGGAACACGATAACCGTCGAAATGGCTATGGAACTAAAACGCTTAAAACCAGTTTTGGTGAAGTAGCTATTGATGTTCCTAGAGACCGGGAAGCTTCCTTTGAACCAGAGTTAATTCCTAAGAGAAAACGAGATGTCTCCGACATCGAAGGGAAGGTTCTTTCCATGTATGCACGAGGAATGAGTCAACGAGATATTGCCGCAACCGTCGAAGCTATCTATGGCTTTGATATTTCCCATGAAATGATTTCAGATATCACTGACGCTGTCCTTCCTGAATTGGAAGAATGGCAAGCCCGCCCCCTAGCAAAGTGTTATGCCTTTCTATTCGTTGATTGTATGTATGTTACTTTACGAGAAAATTATGAAGCCAAAGAATATGCTGTATACACCATTCTTGGCTATGATCTCAAAGGAAATAAGGAGATTTTAGGATTATGGTTAAATCAAACAGAATCTAAAAATCGCTGGATGCAAGTATTTGATGAACTGAAAGCACGTGGTGTCGAAGATGTCTTTTTCATTTCGATGGACGGTGTTTCTGGCCTCGAAGAAGGCGCAAAAGCGATCTTTCCATCGGTAATTGTTCAGCGCTGTATTGTTCATCTTGTTCGAAATGCATTGCGCTATATTCCAAGTAAGGACTATAAGGAAGTCTGCCGAGATATGAAAAAGTTCTACGGTGCTTCTTCTCTAAACGCTGCACATGCTGCTTTTGGCAGTTTTCAAAATCGGTGGTCTCATTATTCTGGTGCTGTAGATGTCTGGAAACGGAACTTTGCACATGTTGAACAACTATTTGATTATGGTAGTGCCATTCGAAAAATTATGTACACTACCAATGCGGTTGAAAGTGTCCACTCCAGCTTCAGAAAAGTCACAAAAAAAGGAGCGTTCTCTAATGAGAATGCACTCCTAAAACTACTTTATTTACGCACGAAAGAATTACACGCGAAGTGGTCAGGTGGTCGAATTCAAAACTGGGCTATGGTGCTTAAGCAGTTAATGATCAACGAGACCTTCTCCTCTAGAATGAAAAGTATGCGATTTACCTTCCGTAACAACGGTAGGTTTATTCAACTATGTGTCCGATCAAAATTTATCTGA
- a CDS encoding helix-turn-helix transcriptional regulator, translated as MSKNNNKSNSSELEKYLFHPEKIEDSNNKMKRINQLPLVLTNKDLKEQFQISDSTLNRLIKLGDFPSCWFGIRGHYLRDDILEWVKKGNEEYFCDQFRLLRLL; from the coding sequence ATGTCGAAGAATAACAATAAAAGTAATTCATCAGAGTTAGAAAAATATTTGTTTCATCCAGAAAAGATAGAGGATTCTAATAATAAAATGAAGAGGATAAATCAACTACCATTAGTTTTAACGAATAAAGATTTAAAAGAACAATTTCAAATAAGTGATAGTACTTTAAACCGTCTTATAAAATTAGGTGATTTTCCAAGCTGCTGGTTTGGCATTAGAGGACATTACCTTAGAGATGACATTTTAGAATGGGTAAAAAAAGGAAATGAAGAATATTTTTGCGATCAGTTTCGTTTATTACGATTATTGTAG
- a CDS encoding glycoside hydrolase family 35 protein, with product MQTFEIKEEFLVDGKPTKLISGAIHYFRMTPAQWEDSLYNLKALGANTIETYIPWNLHEPVEGVYDFEGMKDIVAFVSLAQELGLMVILRPSVYICAEWEFGGLPAWLLKEHVRLRSTDPRFIAKVRTYFSVLLPKLVPLQVTHGGPVIMMQVENEYGSYGMEKEYLRQTKQVMEEFGIDVPLFTSDGAWEEVLDVGTLIEEDVFVTGNFGSHSKENATVMKAFMAKHDKKWPIMCMEYWDGWFNRWGEPIIKRDGQDLANEVKDMLALGSLNLYMFHGGTNFGFYNGCSARGVLDLPQVTSYDYDALLTEAGEPTEKYFHVQRAIKEVCPEVWQAEPRRKTFGSLGTFPVQNSVSLLAVKDQMMTAQETMYPITMEEAESGYGYMLYSVNLKNYHHENKLKVVEASDRLHLFADGSLQTIQYQENLGEEVMIKGTPEKEWIELDVLVENLGRVNYGFKLNGPTQVKGIRGGIMQDIHFHQGYRQYALTLSADQLKKIDYTAGKNPAQPSFYQAEFTLTDLADTFIDCRSYGKGVVIVNGINLGRYWQRGPIHSLYCPKEFLKKGTNEIVIFETEGIEINELIFCGQPIVKKLLTNDFSEIGSNIHNHIDS from the coding sequence ATGCAAACGTTTGAGATAAAAGAAGAATTTTTGGTAGATGGAAAACCAACTAAATTGATTAGTGGCGCAATCCATTATTTTCGCATGACACCGGCACAATGGGAAGATAGTTTATACAATTTGAAAGCACTGGGTGCGAATACCATAGAGACTTATATTCCTTGGAATCTGCATGAGCCAGTGGAAGGCGTCTATGACTTTGAGGGCATGAAAGACATCGTTGCTTTTGTGTCATTGGCGCAAGAACTTGGCTTGATGGTGATTTTGCGGCCATCTGTCTATATTTGTGCGGAATGGGAATTCGGCGGGCTACCTGCTTGGTTGCTGAAAGAGCACGTGCGATTGCGTTCAACTGATCCACGATTTATTGCAAAAGTCCGTACTTATTTCAGTGTGCTTTTACCAAAATTAGTTCCTTTGCAAGTGACACATGGCGGACCAGTCATCATGATGCAAGTCGAAAATGAATATGGTTCTTATGGCATGGAAAAAGAGTATTTGCGGCAAACAAAACAGGTGATGGAAGAATTTGGCATCGATGTTCCGTTATTTACGTCAGATGGTGCTTGGGAAGAAGTGCTGGATGTGGGCACACTGATTGAAGAGGATGTTTTCGTGACAGGAAATTTCGGCAGTCATTCCAAAGAGAACGCTACAGTGATGAAAGCATTTATGGCAAAACACGACAAAAAGTGGCCGATTATGTGCATGGAATACTGGGACGGTTGGTTCAATCGTTGGGGAGAACCGATTATCAAGCGTGATGGCCAAGATTTAGCTAATGAAGTCAAGGATATGCTAGCCTTAGGTTCATTGAATCTCTATATGTTCCATGGCGGAACCAATTTTGGTTTTTATAATGGTTGTTCTGCTCGTGGTGTGTTGGATTTGCCACAAGTGACTAGCTATGACTACGATGCGCTATTGACGGAAGCTGGCGAGCCGACTGAGAAATACTTCCATGTACAAAGAGCCATTAAAGAAGTATGTCCTGAAGTGTGGCAAGCCGAGCCCCGCAGGAAAACATTTGGTTCTTTAGGAACATTCCCTGTGCAAAACAGCGTCTCACTGTTGGCGGTAAAAGACCAGATGATGACGGCCCAAGAAACGATGTATCCAATAACGATGGAAGAAGCAGAATCTGGTTATGGGTATATGCTTTATTCAGTAAACTTAAAAAATTATCATCACGAAAATAAGCTCAAAGTTGTGGAGGCCAGTGACCGATTGCATCTTTTTGCAGACGGTAGCCTGCAGACAATTCAATATCAAGAAAACCTTGGGGAAGAAGTGATGATCAAGGGTACGCCAGAGAAAGAATGGATTGAACTAGATGTTTTAGTAGAGAACTTAGGCCGAGTGAACTATGGCTTTAAATTGAATGGGCCGACACAAGTGAAAGGCATTCGTGGGGGAATCATGCAAGACATCCATTTTCATCAAGGCTATCGGCAATATGCATTGACATTGTCAGCAGATCAACTCAAAAAAATCGATTATACTGCCGGTAAAAATCCGGCCCAGCCTTCTTTTTATCAAGCTGAATTCACATTGACTGACCTCGCGGATACATTTATCGATTGCCGCAGCTATGGCAAAGGGGTGGTCATCGTCAACGGTATCAATTTAGGTCGTTACTGGCAAAGAGGACCGATTCATTCCTTGTATTGTCCGAAAGAGTTTTTGAAGAAAGGCACAAATGAGATCGTGATTTTTGAAACGGAAGGGATAGAAATTAATGAGCTCATCTTTTGTGGACAACCGATAGTCAAGAAACTTTTGACTAATGATTTTTCTGAAATAGGTTCAAATATCCATAACCATATAGACAGCTAG
- a CDS encoding helix-turn-helix domain-containing protein: MVDKQRNQHYPLVPISIILSALKEDPISIKMILKHYHGYITKLCLKNGFNEVGQFITYVDEYMLRQLEIKLIEAILKFKVN, encoded by the coding sequence ATGGTAGACAAACAAAGGAACCAACATTACCCATTAGTTCCTATATCTATTATCTTATCTGCTTTGAAAGAAGACCCAATTTCAATCAAAATGATACTTAAACATTACCACGGTTATATAACTAAGTTATGTTTAAAAAATGGATTTAATGAGGTGGGGCAATTTATTACCTATGTAGATGAATATATGCTAAGACAGCTAGAAATTAAATTGATAGAGGCTATATTGAAATTTAAAGTTAACTAA
- a CDS encoding PTS sugar transporter subunit IIC, whose product MSEKIMNTIQNKVLPIATKIGNQRFLVALRDSFMGTMPVIMTGSVAILLNAFLVDFPMQFGYEKITDYFQWLVDINNLISKGSISIVSLLFIYCLGVNIAKIYKTDTLSSGLVALSSFIISISNSMTSTYNLSNNNNIDLTTLFTDVEGITVTGNSLNVTISGLLPGTQINSNGYFTAIIIGFLSSIIFCKLMNKNWTIKLPDTVPPAIAKPFLSIIPALVSLYIIAILTFLLNRITGKILTDVIYEILQRPMLGLSQSFFVVILVAFLVQFFWFFGIHGGNVMAPIMEGVFGVALLVNLEAYQNNETIPYVWTSVSYGSFVWYATLGLLIAIFWVSKNSHYKEVAKLGIMPVLFNIGEPVMYGLPTVLNPILFIPFLLCPAVMSSVAYLVTDFKLGFSSNTKCNLGNTTGLIWILFDRI is encoded by the coding sequence ATGAGTGAGAAAATAATGAATACAATCCAGAATAAAGTTTTACCTATAGCTACTAAGATTGGGAATCAACGATTTTTAGTAGCGTTAAGAGATTCATTTATGGGTACGATGCCTGTAATAATGACAGGTTCGGTTGCAATATTATTAAATGCTTTTTTAGTAGATTTTCCTATGCAATTTGGCTATGAGAAGATTACTGATTATTTTCAATGGTTAGTAGATATAAATAATTTGATATCAAAAGGAAGCATTTCTATTGTTTCCTTACTGTTTATTTATTGTTTAGGAGTAAATATTGCTAAAATATATAAAACAGATACTTTGTCTTCAGGACTAGTCGCCCTGTCTTCATTTATTATTTCTATAAGTAATTCTATGACTTCAACTTATAATTTATCGAATAATAATAATATTGACTTAACAACACTATTTACTGATGTTGAGGGAATAACAGTTACAGGTAACAGTTTAAATGTGACTATATCAGGATTGTTGCCTGGTACACAAATTAATTCAAATGGTTATTTTACCGCAATAATCATAGGTTTTTTATCTTCAATTATTTTTTGTAAACTCATGAATAAAAATTGGACAATTAAATTACCTGATACAGTTCCTCCAGCTATCGCTAAACCATTTTTATCAATTATTCCGGCTTTAGTTTCTCTTTATATAATTGCTATTTTGACATTTTTGTTAAATAGAATTACAGGAAAAATTTTAACAGATGTAATTTACGAAATATTACAACGCCCTATGTTAGGACTTTCCCAAAGTTTTTTTGTTGTTATATTAGTTGCTTTCTTAGTTCAATTTTTCTGGTTTTTCGGTATTCATGGTGGAAATGTTATGGCACCTATTATGGAAGGTGTATTTGGAGTAGCGCTTTTAGTTAATTTAGAAGCTTATCAAAACAATGAAACTATTCCTTATGTTTGGACAAGTGTATCATACGGATCGTTTGTCTGGTATGCAACTTTAGGTTTATTAATTGCGATTTTTTGGGTATCAAAAAATAGTCATTATAAAGAAGTTGCAAAACTTGGAATTATGCCTGTTTTGTTTAATATTGGTGAACCAGTAATGTATGGATTACCTACTGTATTAAATCCTATTTTATTTATTCCATTTTTGTTATGTCCTGCTGTAATGTCTAGTGTGGCTTATTTAGTAACAGATTTTAAGTTGGGTTTCTCCAGTAACACAAAATGTAACTTGGGTAATACCACCGGTCTTATATGGATTCTTTTCGACAGGATTTGA
- a CDS encoding tyrosine-type recombinase/integrase, giving the protein MENMSRFKKHITATGKITWYFQAFRTTRRGFNSKREAQLAYLEMEKQHRNKQKRLASNDKFSVVSQKWFEYYRSLNEQKVATYDKREEQVKILNRWIGGKKLSSLSSEELQKFLFILKEKGIDGVNVGYAKNSLQSLVQVLNMVFNYCKKKNLINENPMKFVKMPKYQLSLKDLKESVNSLEDKFLTVDELRAFLNYGIVYEELPMSVLFHVLFYTGCRVSEALALQPQDIDFERNEILFYKQTAVKGKSKDFRIETTKTVSSARRVPVTPLVMEKLQELIDVLNKTKRNSNFVVDETYLFVYLDPGKRGVPYRREYVNDHVKRCVERCGINKDFHTHLARHTMASLVAEYCSWDVLKDRLGHTDSTTSKIYRHLTSTEKLKPLTAFNSLEG; this is encoded by the coding sequence ATGGAAAATATGAGTCGTTTTAAAAAACATATTACTGCAACGGGAAAAATTACTTGGTACTTTCAGGCTTTTCGAACTACGAGACGAGGTTTTAATTCTAAACGTGAAGCTCAGCTTGCTTATCTTGAAATGGAAAAACAACACAGAAATAAGCAAAAAAGGCTTGCTAGTAATGATAAATTTAGTGTTGTTAGTCAAAAGTGGTTTGAATATTATCGATCACTAAACGAACAAAAGGTGGCAACGTATGATAAACGAGAAGAACAGGTGAAAATACTTAATCGATGGATTGGTGGTAAAAAATTAAGTAGTTTATCATCAGAAGAACTACAAAAATTCCTTTTCATTTTAAAAGAAAAGGGAATTGATGGCGTTAATGTTGGTTATGCTAAAAATAGTTTACAATCTCTTGTTCAGGTTCTAAATATGGTTTTTAATTATTGTAAGAAAAAGAATTTGATAAATGAGAATCCAATGAAGTTTGTTAAAATGCCTAAATATCAGTTATCTCTTAAAGATTTAAAAGAGTCTGTCAACAGTTTAGAAGATAAGTTTTTAACAGTGGATGAATTACGAGCTTTTTTAAACTATGGGATAGTTTATGAAGAGTTACCCATGTCTGTTCTTTTTCATGTTTTGTTTTATACTGGGTGTCGTGTGAGTGAAGCGCTTGCTTTACAGCCTCAAGATATAGATTTTGAACGAAATGAAATTTTGTTTTATAAACAGACAGCAGTAAAAGGAAAAAGTAAAGATTTTCGAATAGAAACTACAAAAACTGTTAGTTCTGCAAGAAGAGTACCCGTCACACCATTAGTAATGGAGAAATTACAAGAATTAATTGATGTATTAAATAAAACAAAAAGAAATAGTAATTTTGTTGTAGATGAAACTTATTTATTTGTTTATCTCGATCCTGGAAAGCGTGGAGTTCCTTATCGTCGTGAATATGTAAACGATCATGTTAAACGTTGTGTAGAGCGATGTGGAATTAACAAAGATTTTCACACCCATTTGGCTCGTCATACTATGGCTAGTTTAGTGGCAGAGTATTGCAGTTGGGATGTTTTAAAGGATCGTTTAGGTCATACAGACAGTACAACCTCAAAAATATATCGCCATTTAACATCAACTGAAAAGTTAAAGCCTCTGACTGCTTTTAATTCTTTAGAAGGTTAA